The sequence below is a genomic window from Rudanella lutea DSM 19387.
GTGCAGAGCAAGACATCAAACAAAGCCCCCAGCCACCAGACAGGCCGTATCGTGTCCAGGTCGAACCGCACCCCCGTAATGGGGACGAGGCTGTACACCCACACATCGAAAACGGCCAAAACGACCGTCAGGGCACCTACTGCCAGCAACATACTGAGCAAGCGTAACCGGGTTTGACTCAGACACGGGTAACGGGTGATGATCCGCCGGATCACCAGCGTGAGCGTAATCACCGCAAACCAGTACAGAATGAAGATAAGACCCGTACCAACGGCAAACGTGCGCGCATCGGCCAGATAACGGGGCCCGATTAGCAGCCAGTTACCGACCGGAAGCAGCACCGGCATCATGGCTAGGTGGTACCACCATTCGTAAGTCGAAAAGAATTGGGGGCGTTTCACAACACAAAGAGCAGAGGAAGGGGATAGAATAGTCGAATATAAGCCAGCTCTGCCCGCACCTACTCTACGGGCTGAATTGACTGCTCAAAATTCGGTGCGAATTGAACGAAATAGGCCGTGAATTGTACCAATGGCCTAAAGAACCTTTTGAACGGTTAACACCTTTTTAATTTCCTCGTAGATTGGCCTCTGTACGACCCAACGTAGCGACGCCCGGCCTACGTGGCCCGGCCTACGCGGCTCAGGGTACAGTTCAGTTGGGGCTTCTTTCAGTTCGGGGGCTCGGGTCCGCAATTCAGGCGGTGTGCAGTTCCGAAAACGGGGGGCGGGCGCCCAATTTTGGGGTGTCGGCACAACCGCCGGTGAGTACCTCGTTCAAACAAACAGTAAACAACAACCATGCAACGCCCTTCCCTTTTTGCCACCTTGTTGGCCCTTTCGGTCGCTACGCTGAGTAGCTGTAAAAAAGAGCCCGAAGTCGCTCCTACCCCAACGTCGCTCACGGCCCGCGCCGGGGCCGATCAGGCCGTATTGCCCGAACAGGCCGTCGCCCTCGACGGCTCAGCCTCTACCGGCTCAGGCACACTCGCTTACCAATGGGCGGTGGTTCGTAAGCCACAGCGCAGCACCCTCACGCTCGGAGGAGCCTCCACGCCCAAAGCCACCTTCACCCCCGATATTGTGGGCGAATACGAACTCGAACTAACCGTGTCGAGCGGGGCAACTAAAAGCCAGGACCGTGTGGTGGTCCGGGCCGAACAAACCGGGCCGCTTACACTCAGCAGTGAGGTAAAGACCCAAACCCGTCTGAAAGATCGTTTGATTGACCCGTCCCAACCCGACTACATTGTGTCGCGGGATCTGGCTATTTCGGCCGAGCTGAGTATCGACCCCGGCGTAACGGTCGCTTTTGAACGCAACACGGCGATAAATCTTAAGTACGAGGGAACGCTGATTGCCGAGGGCACCGCCGATAGTCCGATTCGGTTTACGGGTGTGAAACCAGAGAGGGGCTTCTGGGCGGGCATTGCCAATTATTCGCCCAGTACGGCCAATAAACTGGCGTTTGTTCAGATTCAGTATGCCGGCAGCCGGGGGCTCCTTAGTTCAACTAAAGCGGGGCTTTCGCTATTCGGCCCTAACAAGGCCCTGATGGCCCTGGCCAACTGCCAACTAAACGATACCGACGGCTACGGCCTGTATGTGCAGGAAGGGTCGGTGCTGCGCAGTTTTGCCCGCAATAGCTTCCGCAACAACACCGAAGCGGGCGTTATTATTGATGCCTACAACGCGGCCCTGCTCGACGCAGCCTCAACCTTTACCGGCGGCAACACCCGCAACGTGGTGGAGGTGCTGGCGTCGGCTATCCGGGGCACTGCCGACCTGACCTGGGTCGCTTTGGCCGACAAAACACCGTACCGACTACTGGGGAATCTGGCGGTTGAGGCCGGCTGGATACTGAAACCGGGTGTTACGGTCGAACCGGCCCGCGATGCCATCATCAACGTAAACCGCGACGGCTACATTTCGGCCAAAGGTACCCCCGACCAGCGCATAACGTTTACG
It includes:
- a CDS encoding right-handed parallel beta-helix repeat-containing protein, with translation MQRPSLFATLLALSVATLSSCKKEPEVAPTPTSLTARAGADQAVLPEQAVALDGSASTGSGTLAYQWAVVRKPQRSTLTLGGASTPKATFTPDIVGEYELELTVSSGATKSQDRVVVRAEQTGPLTLSSEVKTQTRLKDRLIDPSQPDYIVSRDLAISAELSIDPGVTVAFERNTAINLKYEGTLIAEGTADSPIRFTGVKPERGFWAGIANYSPSTANKLAFVQIQYAGSRGLLSSTKAGLSLFGPNKALMALANCQLNDTDGYGLYVQEGSVLRSFARNSFRNNTEAGVIIDAYNAALLDAASTFTGGNTRNVVEVLASAIRGTADLTWVALADKTPYRLLGNLAVEAGWILKPGVTVEPARDAIINVNRDGYISAKGTPDQRITFTGSATGSGHWKGIMIYSVSNLNTLEQVDISGAGSSVMASGKRAAVGVFGAGAKLTIKNCRITNSGGYGIAHTPNAELNSDAGTLNTFSGNAQGNVAQF